A section of the Sphaeramia orbicularis unplaced genomic scaffold, fSphaOr1.1, whole genome shotgun sequence genome encodes:
- the med27 gene encoding mediator of RNA polymerase II transcription subunit 27, producing the protein MADVVNVGVNLDAFSHAISGIQALRSSVSRVFEYLKDGMKNRETLEGREKQFIAQFQDNLQAVNRDLNELERLSGLVGRPSESHPLHNSGLLSLDPVQDKTPLYSQLLQAYKWSNKLQYHAGLASSLLNQQSLKRSANQMGASAKRRPKVQPSTLVLPPQYVDDVISRIGRMFPDMTIELFRPNGTSAVLLVTLGKVLKAIVVMRSLFIDRTVVRGFNENVYNEDGKLDIWTKSQYQVFQKVTDHATTALLHYQLPQMPDVVVRSFMTWLRSYIKLFQSSCQRCGRFLQDGLPPTWRDFRTLEAFHDTCRM; encoded by the exons ATGGCGGACGTGGTGAACGTCGGGGTGAACCTGGATGCTTTCTCTCACGCCATCAGCGGCATCCAGGCGCTCCGGTCCAGCGTGAGCCGGGTCTTCGAGTACCTGAAGGACGGGATGAAGAACCGAGAGACTCTGGAGGGCCGAGAGAAGCAGTTTATAGCCCAGTTCCAGGACAACCTGCAGGCGGTCAACAGAGACCTGAA TGAGTTGGAGCGTCTAAGCGGATTGGTCGGTCGTCCCTCGGAGTCCCACCCCCTTCATAACAGCGGTCTGCTCAGCCTCGATCCAGTTCAGGACAAAACGCCCCTGTACTCACAGCTGCTGCAGGCCTACAAGTGGTCCAACAAG ttgcagTATCACGCGGGTTTGGCCTCCAGTTTGTTGAACCAGCAGTCACTCAAACGATCAGCCAATCAGATGGGAGCCTCAGCAAAGAGACGGCCCAAAGTCCAACCCAGTACACTGGTCTTACCTCCTCA ATACGTGGACGACGTCATCTCTCGGATCGGTCGGATGTTTCCTGACATGACCATCGAACTGTTCAGACCTAACGGAACCTCAGCAGTACtgctg gTGACCTTGGGGAAGGTGCTGAAGGCCATCGTGGTCATGCGTTCCCTGTTCATTGACAGAACTGTGGTCCGAGGATTTAACGAGAACGTGTACAATGAGGAcggaaag CTGGACATCTGGACCAAGTCTCAGTATCAGGTGTTCCAGAAG GTAACAGACCACGCCACCACAGCGCTCCTGCACTACCAGCTGCCCCAGATGCCAGACGTGGTGGTCCGCTCCTTCATG ACCTGGTTGAGGAGCTACATCAAACTCTTCCAGTCTTCATGTCAGCGCTGCGGTCGTTTCCTGCAAGACGGACTTCCGCCAACGTGGAGGGACTTCAGGACGCTGGAGGCGTTTCACGACACCTGTCGCATgtag